The segment TTCAAATTCtaacccaggggtgctggcctgACTGGAGGGGGATGTCTGCCATGGGAAGCGGGATGTTTCCCATAGGAACCAGTCCTGAAACAATGGGCCCcgctcactgctggcaccggtttgtgctgttcagacctggactgtctgtgcctgttcccAATGGATTTATTCTCCACTGTGCCCTCCATGTGCCGTCCTGCTCCCTCCCGGCGGTAGATTATAAAAGAGCCCTGAGTTAACCAAAGACTTTGAGATTCTCCCCGACGTGACCAGATGGATCTGTTGGCCAGACCACGAGGATTTCATCTCCCTGTTGGTAGCAATTTCCCCAACCCaaccctcctttctctctctctctgtcctttatCGCCTTTCTAATCCTTCTGTTACATTTGCTATGGGCATGcaataaaaggtgcatttgttttgattgaaagtcccctgctgtgtgtctttaggtattggaaaataatgataaataaagtacacatagttcATAGGATAAATCGTAGACACCAGCCCCGGGATGGagagtgtgcctctgtctgacctgctgaaaagatctcagcaggccagagaaaaaatgttatagataagaaacaataaacaaccttggaaACCAGAGCCAAAGAATTCAGACTCCTTCTTGGAAacatcaggctgggaaaaaaggattcttGGGGTCATCCCAGACTGCAGGGAACCCAAGATTGGTCTTCTGGGCTATCTGGGTCAACATCAGAGTAAATCTGGAAGTTTTGCTTTAGCCTATTAAGCCATGGTGCTGGGGTCTTGTCTTTTTCCTGGGTGCCATCCAACGCTAACCTGGTATTACTCCCTCTAGGGACTGATTCTTTTATCCCTCTGGTCATCAGGGACGTGTAATCTGTCATgttccttctcccctcttcttGATTAGGgtcccagtcaggctccactGAAGGCATTTTTTGGTCACCTGGGGGCCCAGGTTGGTTTTCTCActcccaaattttcattccttcagtTCGTATTAATCGAGTCTCTTCCGGGGAAAATAGGATGTTAAAGATGGAGTTCAATTCTTCCCATGTATAAATATTAGGGCTAAAGATGGATCAATTTGATTTGCAATTCCTACTGGGTCTTCCACTAAATTTCGCAATTCTTTCTTAAAGTTTCCAACTTTGGACGCAGTCAAGGGAGCGTTTACAAATCCAATCTCACTGGCCACCCCGCCCATGAGAACTTCTCTGAGGGGGaacaatttttcacttttgccaCTTTGGACCAGGTGTTACAACATCAGCTGTGGAGGCTGACTGGGCAACTGCACTCTTGGGCATGAGATTCTGAGCTGTTGTTTGGCTGCTCATttgtgctgggggaggcagagcaggaacttgCTGGTGAATAAGGGGTGCATGAGATGGCAGAGGTAAGGGGACGGTAGTGAAGGGTAAAGAGAGTAAGGAGAGGGTGGaggggaaggtggtggaggTGTAACTGGGTTAGGAGGTGGTAAAGGAatgacagctgggagaggaggaggaattggGTCCACAGAAAGAGGAATTGGAGGAAGGATTTGAGGTACTGCAAGGGTAGGAGGAGGTAGGTGGTCAAGGGGGTTCCAGTTTTTGTTagccttcccagcctcttcttcttttactttcctagcttgctttccctcttttcatTTATAGACTcttgtattttcctcctctgaggtGTACTTTAGCCAACAGGTGACGTTCTGTATGTGATGGGCCTTTTGCAGGAACTTGGGGCCAAAAAAGAAGGTGCATCACCTTTGGACAGAGAGGCAGGTaactcaggaaatgtttaaggatgttgttaggttatgcagaaagaaaattagaggTGAAAGCTTAAGGCTTAACCAGGCCACTTCTGtgaaggataataaaaatgtttctataacTACATCAACGGCAAAAGGAGGTACAAGAACAATCTCCATTCATTTTTGGGGGAGATGTGGTTACCAAatatgagggaaaggctgatgtACCTAAccacttctttgcctcagttttcaagAATAAGACAGGTTGTCCTTgggacaagtgttctcctgagctgctggatgggcacagggagcagaacagccccctgtatgtcaggaggaagcagctggggacctgctgagcctCTCAGATTCTCACAggtgggattggatgggatccatgctagggggatgagggagctgtggatgagctccccaagctgctctccatcattcaCCATCAgtcctggctcagcagggaggtcccagaggactggaggtgccagtgtgagcccatccccaagaagggctggaaggaggagctggggaactccaggcctgtcagcctgacctgggtgcccggcaaggttatggaacagatcaccctgagtgccatcacagggcacccaTGGGATGGCCCAGGGGTCAGAGCCAGCCAGTGTGGATTTCAATATCTGCACtgatgatctgcatgaggggactgagtccagcatcagcaaatttgcagatagCACTAAGCTGGGTGTGaatgttgatctgctggagggtaggacGGCTCTGtacagggccctggacaggctggatccagggcccaaatccaacaagctgaggtttaacaagtccaagtgccaggtcctgcactttggccacaacaacccctgcagcactacaggctggggacagagtggctggagagcagccaggcagaaagggacctgcagggactgatggacagcaggctggacatgagccagcagtgtgcccaggtgggcaagaaggccaatggctcctggcctggatcaggaatggtgtggccaggaggagcagggcagggattcttcccctgcactcggcactggtgcggccacacctcgagtgctgcgtccagttctgggccccagtttaggaaggccatggaggggctcgagcgtgtccagagaaggacaacaaGGCTGTggaggggtctggaacacaagagctttgaggagcagctgagggagctggggttgtttatcctggagaagaggaatcTCAGGGAGAcaaggcagtgtcagggcacaggttggacttgatgatctccaaggtcttttccaaccttgctgattctgggattctctggaaccacccttggagcagttgcaggaggagccctgggcctcttcttcagaagctccagcagcccaggtccctcagcttctcctgccagccccaaagcccatcctgtcagtcctgcagagcctctgcagctcctcctcactgcccagaacagggagccccagagccagacacagcagcccagatgtgcccccctggcctggggtgcctctggcaagggagcagcaggaggcactgcaggagcctgcagacaattcctgcagcacttgtaggatggtCCTGCTccccaagggacgttcccatggtgccaaACCAGGAACTGCAATGcggagtggggccagagaggaaagggcaagcAGGGATCGGCtttgcaggggaggggacagcaatGGGCAAGAGGAAGGAATCTGTatcaggaaagaagaaagaaagcaaaggtgaagccaaggaaatgctcagggcagtttgggagtggctgccaggcagccctggctctgagcaacagcgtctgcattgggacaggaaactcccagctgatgggaacaaactttctggctgactgcagaggccaggacaaagctgagtggtttccctggtgtcccccagcccttgctggccacAGGGGCTTCTGGtatttgtgctccctcaggttcatgtccccacaccaacagcatgggggtgctccccctgctgtgtgcaatgcaaacaggggctgctgagccagtgctgccatgtctgtgcctgcaaggatggggcacctgtgtgagctgggggagaggccagggctgcagaggggggatgttgttggcagctccatcaggacactctgggacgctgccctgggctgtccagcgcactggggatggatcagcccctgctctgctgctccttcccgtctgccccagggcccttgcagagccccagccatgctgtttgcccccagcctgcccacggccagcctggggctgctcacggggcttttctgtacTGAGTGttggcctgggtgtgttattgagcctgggcaaggagcctggagccccaggccctgggctgaggcgtcagcgctgccccagcagtgcccatggcctgtccctgctgcagccccggcactgccacccccagggctgtgcccggccccgagagcactcaggccctgcagcaacaccagggccaccagggcagtggggcagggccatggcagcagcactggcaacaccaagtgctgctgctgctgctgggcacagctgctgggccagcactgatctgcccccagctcggcacacagacattgctgctgcagctccagggacagcaacaaaagggcatctctgcaggaaTCTTTGCTGTGAGAGACCctatatttcttttaaaggcAGCAAGAGAGCAGCCCCCATTGACGGAGTCTGTGGGAacagggaaggtggaaagaaaaacaaagagaaatggTATAAAGCGTGATATTCCTTTGTGGACAATGTGAAAAAACTaatacaaagggaaaaaagaaaaaaccacaaccaaagaAACCAGAATTGTGAAAGATGTTTTTTAATATAAGTGAGTTACAGAAATTttccagcagtttaatgttcctgaaaCCATACCgtcatcagtctccacactgcagccttgagctcctggttcctcaggctgtagatgagggggttcagggctggaggcaccaccgagtacagaactgacagggccagatccagggatggggaggacatggagggcgGTTTCAGGTGAGCAAatgtggcagtgctgaggaacagggagagcacagccaggtgagggaggcaggtggaaaaggctttgtgccgtccctgctcagaggggatcctcagcacagccctgaagatctgcacataggagaaaaccatgaacacaaaacaacacaatGCTAAAGAGATGGAAAACACCATGGACCCAATGTTCCTTAGGtaggagtgtgagcaggagagttTGAGGAGctgggggatttcacagaagaactggcccagggcgttgccatggcacaggggcagggaaaatgtatttgcTGTGTTCAGCAGAGCGTTGAGaaagccactggcccaggccgctgctgccatgtgggcacaagctctgctgcccagaagggtcccgtagtgcaggggtttgcagatggacacgtagcggtcgtagcacatgatggtcaggagatAAAACTCTGCTGACATGAAGAATAtaaagaagaagagctgagcagcacatcctttgtaggagatgttcctggtgtcccagagggaattgtgcatggctttggggacag is part of the Zonotrichia leucophrys gambelii isolate GWCS_2022_RI unplaced genomic scaffold, RI_Zleu_2.0 Scaffold_638_29103, whole genome shotgun sequence genome and harbors:
- the LOC135441891 gene encoding olfactory receptor 14J1-like, whose amino-acid sequence is MCYDRYVSICKPLHYGTLLGSRACAHMAAAAWASGFLNALLNTANTFSLPLCHGNALGQFFCEIPQLLKLSCSHSYLRNIGSMVFSISLALCCFVFMVFSYVQIFRAVLRIPSEQGRHKAFSTCLPHLAVLSLFLSTATFAHLKPPSMSSPSLDLALSVLYSVVPPALNPLIYSLRNQELKAAVWRLMT